One segment of Nostoc flagelliforme CCNUN1 DNA contains the following:
- a CDS encoding alpha-amylase family glycosyl hydrolase, whose protein sequence is MAKVEELTPQQLSETNLKPRGRVYPSPINWRDQFLYQLILDRFSDDNENQRELFDRSNPSKFQVKDKADWMAAGTNFVGGTLRGIKSKLDYLQRLGVTTLWINPPWRQPSELEAYHSERIQDFLNIDPHFGTRQDLRDLIDAAHDRRMYVILDVIYNQSADNWFYKNDAIAALARVYQYWIALSDCDGFRINSLKHVSPNLSHYSKNPYFVSENVLENLIFSFSVLNKLKLCSTNIISGIGSQKIPANSAQQFMNTLNLSVKKTFY, encoded by the coding sequence ATGGCTAAAGTTGAAGAATTGACACCCCAGCAACTCTCTGAAACAAACCTGAAACCACGAGGGAGAGTTTATCCGAGTCCTATCAATTGGCGCGACCAATTTTTGTACCAATTGATATTAGATAGATTCAGTGACGATAATGAAAATCAAAGGGAACTTTTTGACCGCAGCAACCCTTCAAAATTCCAAGTTAAAGACAAAGCCGACTGGATGGCAGCAGGGACAAACTTTGTTGGTGGTACTCTTAGGGGAATTAAGAGTAAATTGGATTACTTGCAACGATTGGGAGTAACAACGCTGTGGATTAATCCACCTTGGCGACAACCTTCTGAGTTAGAAGCTTACCACAGCGAGCGCATCCAAGACTTCTTAAATATTGACCCCCACTTTGGCACTCGTCAAGATTTAAGAGATTTAATTGATGCTGCCCACGATCGCAGGATGTATGTCATCCTAGATGTAATATACAACCAGAGCGCTGATAACTGGTTCTACAAAAATGATGCGATCGCAGCTTTAGCAAGAGTTTATCAATATTGGATTGCTCTTTCTGACTGTGATGGTTTTAGGATAAATAGCCTCAAGCACGTTTCTCCGAACCTATCCCACTATTCCAAAAATCCCTACTTCGTTTCGGAAAATGTGCTTGAAAACCTTATTTTTTCGTTCTCAGTTCTCAATAAGCTTAAGCTTTGTAGCACAAATATTATTAGTGGGATAGGTTCCCAGAAGATTCCCGCAAATTCTGCACAGCAATTCATGAATACGCTGAATCTATCGGTAAAGAAAACTTTTTATTGA
- a CDS encoding alpha-amylase family protein, with product MTSGSMAGAYIDIIGRNLSAVLDSVHAPNELTAFAKGLVHPKQFFDLYSENNLAGEYRQIGTYHVSILDDDDMSFRTHKQRFAANSNVPNLYEQVAHAVGVQLTTPGIPAIYYGTEQAFDGNEGYHDNSIEGGSFAKDRYIKEAMFGGAFGAFQTANCHFFDIDHPTYLRIAAIARIRNSHDKIGKALRRGHHYLRETSFYDSPFSIPGQGELVAWSQVLFDIEVLMVLNTNGLENRGAEVTGV from the coding sequence ATGACTTCCGGTAGTATGGCTGGTGCGTACATAGACATTATTGGTCGCAACCTCAGTGCTGTATTAGACAGCGTACACGCCCCTAATGAATTGACTGCATTTGCAAAAGGGTTAGTACATCCAAAGCAATTTTTCGATTTATATAGCGAAAACAACCTTGCAGGAGAATACCGCCAAATTGGCACATATCATGTCTCCATTTTGGATGATGATGATATGTCATTCCGTACTCATAAGCAGCGATTTGCGGCAAACAGTAATGTACCTAATCTTTATGAACAAGTTGCTCATGCTGTCGGTGTGCAATTAACTACACCAGGAATTCCTGCTATTTATTATGGAACAGAACAGGCTTTTGATGGGAATGAAGGTTATCACGATAACAGCATAGAAGGTGGAAGCTTTGCCAAAGATAGATATATCAAAGAAGCAATGTTTGGCGGTGCTTTTGGCGCATTTCAAACAGCAAACTGTCATTTCTTCGATATTGACCATCCTACCTATTTGCGGATAGCTGCGATCGCTCGTATTCGCAACAGTCACGATAAAATTGGAAAAGCATTGCGCCGTGGACATCATTACCTACGCGAAACATCCTTTTATGACTCCCCCTTCTCGATTCCCGGACAAGGCGAATTAGTTGCTTGGTCACAAGTGCTATTTGACATAGAAGTTTTGATGGTACTGAATACCAACGGTTTAGAAAATCGCGGTGCAGAAGTGACTGGAGTTTAG
- the cysK gene encoding cysteine synthase A has translation MRIAQDITELIGRTPLVQLNKIPQVEGVVARIVVKLEGMNPAASVKDRIGLSMVLSAEAAGSISPGKTILVEPTSGNTGIALAMVAAARGYRLILTMPETMSQERRAMLRAYGASLELTPGVEGMRGAIRKAEEIVANTPDAFMLQQFRNPANPKVHQETTAEEIWADTDGEVDIVIAGVGTGGTITGVAEVLKQRKKTFQAIAVEPSNSPVLSGGEAGPHKIQGIGAGFIPDVLRLELVDEVIRVSDEQAIAYGRRLAKEEGLLSGISSGAALCAAIQVGKRPENAGRLIVMIQPSFGERYLSTPMFQDLSLETAGVR, from the coding sequence ATGCGGATTGCTCAAGACATAACAGAACTGATTGGACGAACTCCTTTAGTTCAACTGAACAAGATTCCTCAAGTTGAGGGAGTAGTAGCAAGGATAGTTGTCAAATTAGAAGGGATGAACCCAGCAGCTTCGGTGAAAGACCGCATTGGGTTAAGTATGGTACTCTCAGCAGAAGCTGCTGGTTCAATTTCCCCTGGAAAAACCATTTTGGTTGAGCCTACCTCCGGTAATACAGGAATTGCTCTAGCGATGGTAGCAGCAGCGCGTGGCTACCGTTTGATTTTGACGATGCCAGAGACGATGAGCCAAGAACGACGGGCTATGCTCAGGGCTTATGGTGCTTCTTTGGAGTTAACACCAGGCGTTGAGGGAATGCGGGGAGCTATTCGCAAAGCCGAAGAAATTGTGGCTAATACTCCTGATGCTTTTATGCTGCAACAGTTCCGCAACCCTGCTAATCCCAAAGTTCACCAGGAAACCACAGCAGAAGAAATTTGGGCAGATACAGACGGAGAAGTGGATATCGTCATTGCTGGGGTAGGTACTGGTGGAACGATTACTGGGGTTGCAGAAGTACTTAAACAGCGTAAGAAGACTTTTCAGGCGATCGCAGTTGAACCCAGCAATAGCCCAGTTCTCTCCGGTGGTGAAGCCGGGCCACACAAAATTCAAGGTATTGGGGCCGGATTTATCCCCGATGTTCTCCGCCTAGAATTGGTTGATGAAGTAATTAGAGTCAGCGATGAACAAGCGATCGCTTATGGGCGACGCTTGGCAAAAGAAGAAGGCTTATTGTCTGGGATATCCTCTGGTGCGGCTTTGTGTGCTGCAATTCAAGTAGGTAAACGTCCAGAAAATGCCGGACGTTTAATCGTGATGATTCAACCTTCCTTTGGTGAACGTTACCTCAGCACACCCATGTTTCAAGACTTGTCTTTAGAAACTGCTGGCGTCCGTTAA